In the Salvia splendens isolate huo1 chromosome 16, SspV2, whole genome shotgun sequence genome, CCTCATCGGATCCATTGTTTATGTTATTGTTGTTGTCGTTGAGGTTTCGTCGGAACTTGCTGGCGCTGCTCACGAGCATGCCCCTGAACCGCCATAGCTTCGACGATCTCGAAGCCTCTGCTTGATCTTCTGCAGCTTCCTCCATTTCTTTAACCATTATTGTCTATCTCTACCCCCAATTTAAGGCGCATTTGGAATCAACACCTTGCATGCATAAAGATTTCTATGAGGAAtaggttttgttttgtgaatttttgttgttttgatatGGAGGATTGGACGTTACGGATGCAATGCTGCTTTTCTATCTTTTGGTATGTAATTCTTGTTTCTTTTTGTGTGTGTTTCACCAATGtgccaaaacaaacacacacacacacacacatgctAAAAAATTGTTGTATTTGGTGCATGAATAAGGACAAACTAGGGAAGGAAAATTATTGTTTATATAGGAGGAGTACTAAATTATTGGTCATTTAGCTAAATATTCTGAATTGATGATAATTACAAAACAATGAGTATGTTGTTAAATGACGTCTTAGTTTtataatcataaaataaaatgagtaCTATTCTTGTTTTAACGTGAGGTCATCTGGTTATGCATTCAacactttttttaattacttttcttggattattaattaatatgctTAATATATAGCAGTACCAAAATACAAAAGTTTTATTgttatcttttaaattttatgaaatgataatatagataaaaatatcTTTTGAACTTTAATACTATTGTTGAAACTTAATTACTTTTAAATTTCGCCTCTCGCCACCAACCCACGATCGGATATTAAAAACgctatatatttaaaattagatAATAGTCTTACTTCAAatcaattaataataattatccaTTTGTTTATCTTCTTGTTGTAGTGTCTTcaactaaactaaaaaaaatctaatattTATGTTCTTGGAGGAGCCTCAAATCTAGCATAAGTGCATGCATTGGACAATTTTGTTTAGGATATATATCAATTTAgtgtttttaatttaaaatgtaGTAGTATTAGAGAATACTCAATTAAAGATTTAAACCGTGAGAGTAGTAACAAGAATATTGAAAACACTGCCATCTTTAAATTTTTACCAAGTAATGAAAGGTAAATCAAGTAAATATTAGTTAAATCATTAACTATATGATTTGTTCCAATAGGAGTGGATTATTGATAATGGTAACCTTTTAATATTAACAATTATATTCAGCCTTTTCTCAACAATTTTAAAACTTTCAACAAAAAGGTGATTGCTGATTAGAACCTACTCCTTCccttaattaattgattaattagcTTAATTATCCAAAGCAAAGTAAAGCAGAAGTGTATACAAAATAGCATTACTTGAGTCTCAACGGCGGAGAAATGCTAGCCACACTCTGGCGCCGAGCCGCGCCGCATCTCAGCCGTCCATCGCATCCACGAGCTGCCCTCACTATATTAACCAGCCATTCCCTCACTTCCACAACTATCACTCCAACACCATCTCCCGCCGCGAAAATGGATGCGATCGGTGTTCTGATGATGTGCCCCATGAACAGCTACTTGGAGCAGGAGCTCGATAAGCGGTTCAAGCTCTTCCGCTACTGGACCCAGCCGAACCACACCGAATTCCTCTCCCAGCAGGCGGACTCGATCCGCGCGGTGGTCGGGAACGCCTCCGCCGGCGCAAACGCCGATCTGATCGACGCGCTGCCGAAATTGGAGATCGTCTCGTGCTTCAGCGTGGGATTGGATAAAGTCGACTTGACCAGGTGCAAGGAGAAGGGGGTTAGGGTTACCAACACGCCCGATGTGCTGACGGATGACGTGGCGGATCTGGCGATCGGGTTGATGCTGGCGGTGCTGAGGCGGATCTGCGTTTGCGATAAGTATGTGAGGAGCGGCGCGTGGAAATTGGGAGACTTCAAGCTGACTACTAAGGTATGCTGtgtgattttggttttgatgcGTTTATTTTCAGCTGTGAAGTTAGGTTTTTGTGAATTTAGTGCATTTTGCTTTGGCCTGTGTTATCACATGTTCAAATTATACATTTTGGATGATTATAAATTCGTAGGTATATCCTTGATTTCATGTTGTAACTAATTTCATTATGGATTGAGAGCAGCTTGTTTGCTCGTTGTTACTGCTCTGGAAGCATTGAGAGTAGCTTCTGATGTGCAAAGATGCTAATTTTGCTCTTAAAAAGGGATGATTTTATAATACATTTATTGTGATTCTGACTATAGTTTTTGACATGGATCATTTCATACATGTATGGTTTATATCTTTCAGAATTTACTTGTATTATCTTTGGCTCCTGTTTGCATGTTGAGGGAATAGAGGAATAGGGTTAAATAGGAGAATCATATGTATTATTCTCAAAGTTGTTAAATATGCCATCGCGCTTCTTTTGTGGCAGTATTTTGTAAAAACACCATCGCCACGACTGGTTATGGCAGCCGCCATGGCATTTATGGCGGCTGTTTTGTCCCGCTTAGCTCATTAGCCCGCAATTCGGCTCATTTTCCACATGAACCCTATTTGCTTTAAATCCTGCCCATTTACATATTTGAATtatgctttgaaatttttttagctTCCGCGTTTATCAGCTTCGGATTTTAGAATGCTCACTCTCTCTCCCTCAACCATATCTCCTATGTCCTAGCGGGCTACTGCTGGCTGCCTAGCCctgccgctgcccgtcgcctaAAGAGTTTTATTGTggattgattatttaatttcaaattcaaatttgagGCAGATTGAATGCAGACATACAGTACATTCTATAGCAAAATTATTAAGTTTAgactttattttaattattagacATATTATACAATTGCTCGTTCTTGAGTTCTTGTTAGGTTAGAACATAGTCATGTGTTGCTGTCCACTTTATTTCAAAGAAACCATAACTGGTGGAATGCATAGCCCAGACACTCTCTTTATTCATTAGATGGAAGGTCGTGACTATAACCCATTGCATGCTTTGTTTACTAAAAAGGTGAAATCGCAATTCCGAATCTCCAAAATCGTAATGAGACTTCAACAAGTCATGACTGTGAGTGCAATCCTTTGTAGGCATTTCATAAGCTTTTGTTGAGCTAACTTCATTGCATAGTCATGTATCATGCAGAACTGCTTCGATCATTTAGGGGAAGACATTAGAATTTGAATTAGTGTTGTTTTGAGTGTTTTTGCTATTTTAGAGTTCCGTAGTCTTTTATCATTCCATTGTATCGCATTATTTTTCTGTCTTTCAGACTTGCTTTATTTAGTGGAATGTTGGTCTTTGATAGTATTTCGTAGTTGTATTCATGTTCTCAACTCGTTCATTATTTATGCAGTTCAGTGGCAAAAGAATTGGCATCATAGGGCTGGGTAGAATCGGGCTAGCAATTGCTCAGCGAGCAGCGGCATTCGATTGCCCCATCAGTTACCACTCAAGATCCAAGAAAGCCACAAACCACACCTACTATAGCAGCGTTGTTGAATTGGCATCAAACAGTGACATCCTAGTGATCGCATGCGCCCTGACTCCAGAAACAACCCGCATTGTGAATCGTGAAGTAATTGATGCGCTGGGTCCAAAGGGAGTTGTGATCAACATCGGAAGGGGACCCCACGTTGATGAGGCCGAACTGGTGGCAGCTCTTGTGGAGGGCCGTCTTGGTGGCGCTGGACTTGATGTCTTCGAAAAGGAACCGGAGGTACCAGAGCAACTATTTGGGCTCGAAAACGTAGTTCTGTTGCCACATGTTGGGAGCGGCACCGAGGAAACGCGTACAGCAATGGCTGACCTTGTTTTGGGAAATTTGGAAGCTCACTTTTCCAGCAAGCCTTTGTTAACACCTGTGGTTTGATAACTCTGAAAATTGAAAACCATTGATCCTAAATTGAGGCAACTTGGTAAATTGTTTCAttcaaataaaaacaatatCGCTAATCATTTGTGTTTATCTATCGCTTTCTTTTCAGTAGTTGGTTTGCATCTATCTTATACTCCAGTTATTActattaataaagtaagatgcATTGCTTCATTTTAGTTGGGATAGTCTAAAAAGGAACACAAATCACTTTAAATTAGGATGGAAACTCAATCAAATTGATTGGTACTTGTTCTGTCCTTTACAAAGAAAATTCAAAACTAttcaaaattaaatgaatatCCCAGAcggaatttatttttaaaaataatccaGTATCAAATAACATTCACTAATCTAATGCACGTACAAAGTAATTTCTTGAAAGAGAAAATTCAACAGCTAATGTTACAATACAAGTTAAAAACTTCCATCTCCTGCCTAGACGGCGACGGCTGGCTTGAGCGCAACGAGCGCACTCTTGATCCTCTCCACAGCCTCCTGCAGAGTTGACAGAGACTCGGCATAGGAGATGCGGATGCATGTGTCGTCTCCAAAAGCATCCCCCGGAACAAGGGCACCCTACGAGCACAACAACACGACCACTAATCAGATGACACATTCCAGTGCATCTGCCCTAATTTAACTATAATTGTGGCCTGATTAGCTAATGACAACTCCTAATATAAGATTTATAAACCCTTAACCCTAATTGGTGTGGGATGCATCATGCATCCGGATTTTTGCCTTTCAATATTAGAGAAGCATGTCGATTCAAGAATTGGATGGAAGTCTTACTTGAGCCTTGTCGAGCAAATACCGGCAGAGGGCCTCCGAGCCATTGATGACACTGAAGCCATCGACCTCTGAGCCATAGTACGAGCTGAAATCGAGGAAAAGATAGAAAGCTCCCTGCAAAAGGATCAAACATAGGCTGGAGATGAGAAATAACTAGCTGTTTGGCACTTCTCCACACCACATGTCTAGCAAGAGCTGCGATGAAAAATAAGTTAGGCTGTGACCTGAGGCTCTGAAATCTTGACTCCATCCAATTCTCCGAAGCTCTTGACCAGAACATCTCTCCTCTCACGGAATGCTTTAACCATATCTGCGACTGCTTCCCCGCCTGCATAACCCAACCCTAGAGCAGCAACGGCAGCCTTTTGAGATATGCTGCTGGCACCTGAAGTAGACTGTAATACATAAATTTCATCAAATATGGTAGTAGAACTAACTAACTAAGTGAAGATGGAATGTGTCGCACCTGACTTTGGATCTTCCCACAAGCAGAAACAAAGTTCTTTGGACCGGCAAGATATCCGAGCCTCCAACCAGACATGGCGAACGCCTGAGAAGAAAACATTATAGTCATGTTAGAGCCTCGTCGATCTTTGAGATGGAACAAAGATCAAATCTTTAATAGGATACCTTTGAGAACCCGTTGACAGTCAAAGTTCGATCCCACATGCCTGGCAAAGATGCAAAGCACGTATGAGTTGCCGGGGCATAAATGATATGTTCATAGATTTCATCGGACATAACCTGCAGCAAGAAAGTGAGAGTGTGACGACAATAGGATCCAGTTTTGGTCGTGCTGATGAGAGGGATAGAAAACTTACAAGAAGCCTGGGATGCTTTGCTACAATCTCAGCAATCTGTTCGAGCAATTTGCGGGGGTAAACAGACCCTGTCGGGTTGGAGGGGGAGCAAAGAATCAACAGCCTTGACTTCTCAGTCAGTGAAGACTCAAGAACCTTTGGATCTAAAAGAAAGTTTTCTGATATGCTCGTGGGAAGAATTACAGGGTTGGCACCAGCCAACCTGGCCATCTCCGGGTAGCTCACCCAAAACAGAGCTGGAATAATCACCTGCAGTGTTATAGGTGAGATGGCCGATTATGAAATCTTAGAATTGATATAGGTTTTTTTCTTTGATAATCCTTAAACACTGGCAAGAAACGATTCATCAGTAATGCAAGTTTTTACCTCGTCCACACTGCAAGAACTGCTTGAagaatactctgttttgcaccATTGCTCACCAAAATCTGATCGGGCGTGTAGGATATTCCATTTTCCTCTgttatcaaaattcaaataaaacatGACTCTATGCTACACGAAAATGTGTTGTGGATATGAATACCTTTGAGCTTGTGACAAATAGCTGTGCGGAGCTCTAATGTGCCCGCATTGGGAGTATACCTAGTGAACCCTTCACGAATTGCATTAATCCCAGCCTAAGTTTGTGAAAATGGACAACACAATCTAGATTATTTCATTTCCCAATTGACATGAATTGGATTGTTGAGCAGTTTGGATAGTACCTCAGCAATTGGTATTGGAGTGTTGAAATCGGGCTCCCCTGCTGCTAGTCGGATAACAGGGACACCGGCTTGTACAAGGGCAGTTGCCTGGTCGGTGATAGCCACCGTCTTTGAAAGCTTCACGGAGTTAACCCTAGGGCTCAACGACACATCAACCTCTGAGCTCATCTCTGCCCTCACCAATGCACTAGCCTTTTGAGGATGCAGTTGCACACAACGATCTACACGAAAGATACTCAAGGAAATCAGCAACAGAGCTACACTGAACTACAACAACCAGACTGGAAACACAGAGAGTTGGCAAAACGACAGATTACATTTCAATATTGTGAGCTCGAAAGATTTCAGATAAAAACTTATTCCCCAATCCAAATGTCTGAAGAATTCAACTCCCAATTAGCTCAGACATCAAAACATGATTGATCAAACATGAAATTAAAGACAATCTAAAGCATATGAAAACCTAACAAAACCTAATTCCAAACAACACATGCAGACTCAGTTTTTAATCGAGCAATCAAATTCAAACGGgtaaaggggaaaacaacactgGAGCCAAAAATTGCGTACTTGAGGGAGAAGGTCTGGAATTGGGATGCGAATGAAAGTGATCTAGAATTCAATGCAGATTTAGGCTGAGGCTGGTTAACAATTCTTGATGTGGGCTGAATAGAATAAGAGGCAGCTGCCGCCATAGCTAGAAGCTAAACAATGTCTAGATAATGGAGGATAGTCAGCTCAAATACATGAACTACTAAATGGGTTGGTGAGAATAAAGAGTAGGTGTGCGTGACTCTGTGTTTGGTGGATATCTCTTCTATAACAATATTGAATTCAAAACAGAGACGGGTCTCGCTTCTTTTGTTCAAACAATGAACACAGTTGTGGATTGGTTGTTTGGAGTTTTACTTATTTTTGCCATTTCTTAGAATATGCAGAAATTGGGGAAGAAGTCGCCGATGAAGAAGACGACTGAAACTGTATTTAAATGGGCTTCAAGTAATTGATAATTGGGTTGTTGGGCTTAACTTAATCATACTTCAATACACGAAgttttttacttttaattaaggatattttgatttttttcaattttgacaaattaacttttatttatttttaatcaattaaaatttattttgcaatACATGTTAGATAATTCGCTTTATTAGTAATAGCGATAGTCATTTGTGTTTATCTCTTTATTTTCTGGGGTAATAAATTTGCTTTCTTTTCAGTAGTTGGTTTGCCACTATCTTATTGTTATTACTATTGATTTGGATAAATTAATTTTAGATGGTTTTCATTCAATTCATTACAAAATGGAGAAATATTGTCTGGGACTCGAGAAGAAGAGGCCAAGAGGGTGTTTGTAAATTGTGAGGAAAATTGATTTGATCACAAAACCTTTAAAAAGCACaaaaagattaaaaaacaaaagtaaaatcGTTTCCTCATTATAGTGTAATTCGATATGTAAACAATGAGTATCATTATCAGACACACAAGAATGCACTTAATTAAATCTTGGTTTCTCATAGCATCATATTTCAAAAACACGCTTCTCTTCTTGTTAAAACCTCAAATCTTGTGATAAACAATTTCTCAACTTGTATAGCTATAATATGTGTGGGGTCTTTTGTGGAGTGATTTggtggattatattttaatgtCACTTTATAGCCGTATTAGATTGTGGGACATTCATTGCTGGCGTCATCAGTCAAAGTGGATAACTAAATTGTGTATATGGTGAGGCCTAAATTAAATCtgtatttcttaaaaaaaaagttgttcTATTTTAATTGCAGCAATTTTGGTAAGATCGTGATTGCCGGAGGAATAgtaattgttttgttttttgcttTAATCATGATTGATTGCCATAATTATCATTATGATAGACTTAGAAAATTATCAATTAATTTTAACATAGGCGTATGTATGCTCTTCTAGAATAAGCGTGTTTTCAGCTAAAGATATAGGCCGATCTTTTCTTAACGGGCTGAGTTCACTTGTTTTATATCGCCGCCTTAATTGAATTAGAGTCTAGCATTGGCCCACCAATTACAAATGTGTATTTTTCAGTTTTAGGTTTTATcatatttgtgtgtgtgtgtgtgtgtgtgtgtgtgtgtgtgtgttaggaGATGGAATAAGAATTGTGGTAGGTAATCCATTGTGAATTTTCCTAGTagtaatgtttttattttttattagtcaTGTAGTTTTTCAATTTCCAAGTACGATTGGGTTTCAGCCTACTACAATTCTACAAATTTTGCTTTACCACGTAGGTTAGTCAGTAAATATGTCTTGGTTGTAAGATTATTGTATAAAattaatgatatgatactttcCATTTAAATTGCAGGCAAATTGAAATTGGATCATCATCGATTGTAGCTTAGGCCCAACAACAAATAAGCTAATTGTTGTGTGGTGTGTTCTCACTTTTATGTACTAACAAAAACCACCCATGGAATCTCCACTAACAGTATCTACAAATTAGCTTAGGCCCCATTCATGCCGCCGCCCCGCCGATCTATAGTGGCGaggacgtccgccccgaggAAGACAGCATTTCCGGGGCGGAAGGGCCTCCGCCGAGAGTTGTGCGAGGACGCGCTGGTGCCCgatcgccgcgcctataggcgcgccggccgccccagtcaattttttttcgaaGATTCTATTATAAATACCACCCCTCCACCACCCATTTTACACCCTCTTCACACAATCTCCATTCATTCAATCTCTACACTTTCaatctctaaaaatgcacggtggagacgacaaATCACCCGACACtgacgaatcgggatatggcggctatccttcccagccgtcgggatatggcggcaatcCGTCCCAGCCGTGGAGTTAGAGTCAAACTCCCCCTCCGTGGGGATCGAGTCCAACCTctcctccatctcagccgtggaggtcttctcccacgccccaaccttttcagaggaatttgagtcgctcggcgtttggagattacagacccaacctcgacaTGCTTAACCATCCGCGTccggagacccctttccaatccagtcaatctcctttcaccgatGCAAATCTAGACGCGCTGGAGACGATGATGGGTCTGCTTAGTCCGGGCATACTGGATTCGCTGGCAGCGGGCGTGGATACGCCCGTTTCGACGAGAGCGGGTGGAAGCAGTGGCGGTGAGGGCGGCGGAAGAGGCGGCAGCCGCTCCGGCAGCAGggaaggcggcggcggtggaggcggCGCGGGCAGCACCTGCGGTGGCGGGGAGGGCAGCGAGGCAGAGGTGCCGGAAGCCAGCGGTAAACGGGCCACGCTCTACACCAAAGCGAAGTCCATTGCTGTGGCGCGGGCGTGGGATGCCgtcacatcggaccccatagtgagaaccgat is a window encoding:
- the LOC121771586 gene encoding hydroxyphenylpyruvate reductase-like, whose translation is MLATLWRRAAPHLSRPSHPRAALTILTSHSLTSTTITPTPSPAAKMDAIGVLMMCPMNSYLEQELDKRFKLFRYWTQPNHTEFLSQQADSIRAVVGNASAGANADLIDALPKLEIVSCFSVGLDKVDLTRCKEKGVRVTNTPDVLTDDVADLAIGLMLAVLRRICVCDKYVRSGAWKLGDFKLTTKFSGKRIGIIGLGRIGLAIAQRAAAFDCPISYHSRSKKATNHTYYSSVVELASNSDILVIACALTPETTRIVNREVIDALGPKGVVINIGRGPHVDEAELVAALVEGRLGGAGLDVFEKEPEVPEQLFGLENVVLLPHVGSGTEETRTAMADLVLGNLEAHFSSKPLLTPVV
- the LOC121772660 gene encoding bifunctional aspartate aminotransferase and glutamate/aspartate-prephenate aminotransferase-like isoform X2 is translated as MSSEVDVSLSPRVNSVKLSKTVAITDQATALVQAGVPVIRLAAGEPDFNTPIPIAEAGINAIREGFTRGKWNILHARSDFGEQWCKTEYSSSSSCSVDEVIIPALFWVSYPEMARLAGANPVILPTSISENFLLDPKVLESSLTEKSRLLILCSPSNPTGSVYPRKLLEQIAEIVAKHPRLLVMSDEIYEHIIYAPATHTCFASLPGMWDRTLTVNGFSKAFAMSGWRLGYLAGPKNFVSACGKIQSQSTSGASSISQKAAVAALGLGYAGGEAVADMVKAFRERRDVLVKSFGELDGVKISEPQGAFYLFLDFSSYYGSEVDGFSVINGSEALCRYLLDKAQGALVPGDAFGDDTCIRISYAESLSTLQEAVERIKSALVALKPAVAV
- the LOC121772660 gene encoding bifunctional aspartate aminotransferase and glutamate/aspartate-prephenate aminotransferase-like isoform X1, translating into MAAAASYSIQPTSRIVNQPQPKSALNSRSLSFASQFQTFSLKHLDWGISFYLKSFELTILKYRCVQLHPQKASALVRAEMSSEVDVSLSPRVNSVKLSKTVAITDQATALVQAGVPVIRLAAGEPDFNTPIPIAEAGINAIREGFTRGKWNILHARSDFGEQWCKTEYSSSSSCSVDEVIIPALFWVSYPEMARLAGANPVILPTSISENFLLDPKVLESSLTEKSRLLILCSPSNPTGSVYPRKLLEQIAEIVAKHPRLLVMSDEIYEHIIYAPATHTCFASLPGMWDRTLTVNGFSKAFAMSGWRLGYLAGPKNFVSACGKIQSQSTSGASSISQKAAVAALGLGYAGGEAVADMVKAFRERRDVLVKSFGELDGVKISEPQGAFYLFLDFSSYYGSEVDGFSVINGSEALCRYLLDKAQGALVPGDAFGDDTCIRISYAESLSTLQEAVERIKSALVALKPAVAV